Genomic window (Sediminispirochaeta smaragdinae DSM 11293):
TTCAAGCATTTTATCAATAGTATTATTGTTTCTGGGGGAACAATGCTATTGTCAGTGCTTATCGGACTATTTCCCGCATATGCTTTTTCTCGTTATTCTTTTCGTGGACGGGGAGGCCTTATGGCTTCTGCCTTACTTTTTCAGATGTTCCCGATGGCTGTCCTTTTGCTTCCTATTTTTCGATTACTTCATTCTATTGGTCTGTTGGACACCCATATAGGACTAATTTTGGCTTACCTGCCATTCACGACTCCCATCACAATTGTTTTTCTTAGGAGTTTTTTCATATCGGTTCCTAAGGCGCTTGAAGAGGCTGCGGTTATTGATGGTTGTAATCTCCCTCAGGCCTTTGTGAAAGTCATCCTGCCTGTTGCGTTACCAGGAATAGCGGCAGTGGGTATATACACATTCCTTTTCTCTTGGGCAGAATTAATGTATTCAATGTCTATTCTTGTAACAGAAGACATTCAGAATATTCCTGCATTTCTTTCTGTTTTTGTTGGAGAGTATCAAACTAGATGGGGACCCTTATTTGCTGGTTCAATAGTGTCGATGCTTCCGCCTTTGGTGATGTTTATGTTAATGCAGCGTTATTTTATTGCTGGATTGACAAGTGGTTCTGTTAAAGGCTAATAACTTGCGATTGAGGTTTGAACTGTGATTGACATGGGACTATTGTATCAGGTGGCATATGATTATTATGTCAATAAAAAGCTGCAAAGGGAAATTGCAAATGAACTAAATGTTTCTCGTGTCCAGATTAGTAAGTATCTTGCAAAGGCCGAAGAAGTTGGGATTGTTAAGATCGAAGTTATTCAACCAACTTCAGAGTCAAAGAGAATCATCGAATTGAAAGAACGTCTCATGAAATTGTTCAAGCTAAAAGATATTCTTATAGCTCCTAGCTATGGTAACCATTCACAGACCCTTGACGGTATCCATAAGCTTGCTTCGAACTATGTATATAGTGCACCAAGTGCTGAAAACCCGTTGACTATTGGATTAGGTTGGGGGTCAACTGTTTATTCTTTTGTAACTTCGAATTTTGATGAGTCAAGACGGAACTGGAAAATTATTCCTTTAACGGGAGGAAGTTCATTAATTTCTTCACGAAATTTCAATATAAATCATATTGCGCATACTTTTGCGGAGAAAATAGGAGCAACAG
Coding sequences:
- a CDS encoding sugar-binding transcriptional regulator; translated protein: MGLLYQVAYDYYVNKKLQREIANELNVSRVQISKYLAKAEEVGIVKIEVIQPTSESKRIIELKERLMKLFKLKDILIAPSYGNHSQTLDGIHKLASNYVYSAPSAENPLTIGLGWGSTVYSFVTSNFDESRRNWKIIPLTGGSSLISSRNFNINHIAHTFAEKIGATAQLVYLPLLVDGPKKAVLTDSNDYRKINELWSNLDVLICSVGYSIPRSPLFNKGLIGEEYIKRLEDNNVVGDILTHYFNEKGEMIHLGVEANMINISLEQIASAKTKLIIAYGKQKTKSILGGLRSRLIDVLVTDADTVERVLHEAESKGN
- a CDS encoding carbohydrate ABC transporter permease; this encodes MTRTARKKTTKRVSYLLLTCISICVAFPIIWLVITSLKTYPEIYGYPITYYPHTITFEHYQKISDMGFFKHFINSIIVSGGTMLLSVLIGLFPAYAFSRYSFRGRGGLMASALLFQMFPMAVLLLPIFRLLHSIGLLDTHIGLILAYLPFTTPITIVFLRSFFISVPKALEEAAVIDGCNLPQAFVKVILPVALPGIAAVGIYTFLFSWAELMYSMSILVTEDIQNIPAFLSVFVGEYQTRWGPLFAGSIVSMLPPLVMFMLMQRYFIAGLTSGSVKG